In the Sedimentisphaera cyanobacteriorum genome, AATATGCGTAGATTTCGAAAGGTACGCATTGAAAGGTTTTTTAGCATTTGACTCCATAAATGAAAACTTTTTTGGTGAAATCCCAGAAACTTTCGATTATACTAATAATGTAAACGAGTTTCACAAAAAGGCCGAACAATGCGCGATATACCATATCGGGAGCTCGTTAGCCAATCATTTTGCAGTAGTTTTTGCAGGTATTGAGGCAGTAAAGGACAATTAAAATGTTTAGAAAAAAAGCAGAAGTTCCTATTAAGGACAATGAGGCCTTGAAAGTTGAGGCAGCAAAAAAACCTGTTTTAATAACAACCAGCGACAGCTTTATAAAAGAAGGCCAGAAATTTTCTAAAAAGATAAGTGAATCTTTCAGGAAAAAGCAGGTTTCTAACGATAAGGAAAATTAAAATGTTTTAGAGAACTGTATTAGCAGCTCTTTGAAGCGGTAAGTTTAATTGCATCAGTTTTAATAAGGCATTTGATATATCTTGTAACCTGAATTCAGTCCTGCTGATTTTTCTTTAGAGTTCTGGTTCTCGTTTCCACTTCTGAAAGCTGCTCGATCTGTTTATCGTTTTGTACCATCTGGTTTATTTTTCTCGCTTGAGGCATAAGTCGCGCTTCGAGCGAGGATACCGAGCTGTTGTAAGACTGTACCGTTTTATCGATATTTTCCCCTATCTTTCCAAGGTGTTCTGAGAAAGTGCTCAGGCGTTTGCACAGCTCGAGTGCCTCATCGTGTATCTTCCTTGCCTGCTCTGCAACCTCCTGCTGCTTCCATCCGTACGCCACTGCCTTGAGAAGCGCAATCAGCGTGGTGGGTGTGGCGAGGATAACCTGCTTTTTCACCCCTCGCTCAATCAGATCAGGTTTCTGCTCCAGAGCCGCGCTGAAGAACATCTCGCCGGGCAGGAAAAGCACCACAAATTCAGGGCTCTGTTCAAACTGCTTTCCGTATTCCTTGCCGCCGAGCTTGTCTATTTGGTCTGCGATATGGCCTGCATGCCTCTGGAGCTGGGCGTTTTTCTCTGTTTCGTCCTGAGCCTCGAGCGAATCGAGATATGCCTCGAGCGGCGCCTTTGAGTCCACCACAATCTTCTTTCCGTTGGGCAGGTTCACAATCATATCCGGGCGGTCTCTGGTGGTCTCAGCAGTAACCTGCTCGGAGAAATCGCAAAACCGGCTCATCCCGGCCATCTCCACAACATTTCTGAGCTGCATCTCGCCCCATCTTCCCCTAACCGCCGGCCTGCGGAGAGCCGTAACGAGGTTGGCAGTTTCACGCTTGATTTCCGCCTCAGACTGCTTCAATGCGTTTATTTTCTCGCCAAGAACCTTGAACGAGCTGTGCCTTGCCTTCTCGGATTCGGAAAGCGTTTTATCCATATTCCCGAGCGATTCCTTTATCGGCTTTACGAGCTCATCAAATTTATTGCGATTCTTGTCCAGTTCGTTCTTTGCCTCTGCGTGGTGTTTTGTGAGGCTTTCTTTGGCGAGCCTGAGGAATTCCTCGCTGTTTTTGCTGAGTGCTTCGGACGAGAGCGATTTGAACGATTCTTCAAGCTGCTTTTTCATCTCCTTTAGCTGGTCAACCTCGCGTTTATGGGCAGCGGCTCTCTCTTCCAGCTGTGTCTGGAGGGATGTTTTCTCTGTTTTCAGCTGAAAATTCTCACTGCGAAGGCTCTCAAGCTCTTGTTCAAGGGAGGTTAGCTCTTCCTGCAGCTCTTTTCGATTGTGCTCAGCGGCCTTTCTTGATGAGAAGCAAATATAAACCGCAGCAGCCAATGCAGCTGAAAACGCAGCTGTAATGATGATCTCTATATATCCCATTCATACCTCAAGAAATAATAACCAAAGGCAAATTGTATCAGAATTTCTTAAGGCGTAAAGCTCGCCGGCAGTGCTGCGGGAGCGTAAAGAGCTGAAATCATATACTGATGCGCAGATTTCTCAGCTTAAAGGCTTGTACCAGAGGTTCATTGATTCGATTCGTCCGGAGATGTTGGTGTTGTTGATGAGTGTTCCGCCGTATTTATAGCCTGCGCGTGCGAAGGTGAAGTTCATTCCGTGCGAAACGGCTCTTGCGATTGTGTAGGCGGTTTTGATGTCTTTTTTCGCCTCGCATTTTTCCATCTCCGCAAGCAGAATGCCGGCAAGTCCCATGCCTCTGCTCTCTGGGAGTGCGGCGAAGTCTGTCATCTCGGCATTTTTCGCGGGGATGTCTTTCTCCGCAGAGCTAAGTGCGATAATCTCGCCCTTTTCATTGCGGATGCAGTAATAGCTCACATTGTCCTGCATAGTTTCCAGCAGGTAATCGGGCTGGTGTATAGGGAAGGGGTAAGTCTCGAATACCTTGCGGTAAACCTCGGCCATCTGTTTGGAGTCCTCGCGGGAACATTCTTGCATAGAAAACCCTTCAGGGAGTTTTTTAACACCCTGCTTCAGTGATGCTGCCTTAGATACGATCTCGTTTATAACTGCAAGCTCGCCGCTGAGGGCTCTCTCGGGCTTGAGGAATCTGCTCATAAATACGCAGTGTTCTTTCCCGCTGTAGAACCCGGGGATCAGGCCTTCTGTTTTGAAGCCCAAACTTCGCAAATGTCTGCTTTTTGAAAGAGGGGCCTTGGCAAATATCTTGCCAAGACCTTCTTCTCTTGCAAATTTCTCTATGTTAATCAGGAAATCAGGGAAAACGGCGCTTCCGGTGTCCATTATATACACCCTGTCGCTGAAAGGGCCGTACTGCACCTTCGCGCCTTCGAAATCGATTACCCTGTCCTGATTTGTGCTGTTTTCCTGATTACTGATAAGAATCTCTCCGCTCATGTCGAGAGTTGTTCTCCGGCACGAGTGAGATGGTCTCATCGTAATCGCCGAGCAGTTTGCTTATACCGAGGCTCTTATACTCATCGGCATCATCAAGCGAGAGCTGCAGATTACACTTCTCGCACTTTCTGTCGCAGAATGAAGGCTCGTATGAATTCGGCTCGTTGTAGGTAGTGATAACGCCTTCATAATTCCTCAGCACCACCTTATTTGTTGACCATGATATAAGGTAGTTCGGCATCACCGGAATCTTTCCGCCTCCGCCCGGGGCATCTATAACATACGTTGGCACGCAGAATCCGCTGGTATGGCCGATAAGGCTTTCGATAATCTCGATTCCCTTGCCCACAGGCGTGCGGAAATGGCTCAGGCCTTCTGAGAGGTCGCACTGATACAGGTAATACGGACGAACTCTGTTGTATGCAAGCTTATGCACGAGAGCACGCATAATACGCGGGCAGTCGTTCACGCCTGCAAGCAGAACAGACTGATTCCCCAGCGGGAAGCCTGCGTCTGCCATAAGACGCAATGCCCTTCTGGACGAGGAGGTGATTTCCCTCGGGTGATTGAAGTGCGTATTGATCCATACAGGCTGATGCTTTTTGAGTATTTCAACAAGCTCAGGTGTAATCCTCTGAGGGAGTACTACCGGAGTTCTTGTGCCGATCCTGATTATCTCAACGCTGTCTATAGCCCGAAGCTCAGTGAGCAGCCAGTCTATCATTTTATCTGAGAGCAGGAACGGATCGCCTCCGCTGAGAAGCACGTCGCGAATCTGGGGGTGGTTCTTTATATATTCGATCCCCGCAAGAAGCTCCTTCTTGTTGGGTATGCTGTCTTTATCGCCCACTCTCCTCTTGCGCGTGCAGTGCCGGCAATACATCGAACACGTATTTGAAACCATGAAAAGAACCCTGTCCGGGTATCTGTGCGTTATGCACTCCATCGGGCTGTCGTTGTCTTCGTGGAGGGGGTCTTCCATATCGTATTCATCGATGTCCAGCTCCTTGCCGGAGGGGAAACCCTGCATAAAGATCGGGTCGTTCAATATATCATCGGTGTTGATCAGAGAGAGGTAGTAAGGAGTGATAGACATCGGAAACTTCTTCACAGTTTTCTTGAACTGCTCGTGAACCTCCTCCGGAAGCTTTACTTCCAGAAGATTTTCAAAAGTTTTAAGGTCGTGTACACAATGTTTTATCTGCCATTTCCAGTCCTGCCACTTAGAAAGAGCGGCATCACTGTCTATATTATCGAAAATTTGTCTCTGATT is a window encoding:
- the rmuC gene encoding DNA recombination protein RmuC; translation: MGYIEIIITAAFSAALAAAVYICFSSRKAAEHNRKELQEELTSLEQELESLRSENFQLKTEKTSLQTQLEERAAAHKREVDQLKEMKKQLEESFKSLSSEALSKNSEEFLRLAKESLTKHHAEAKNELDKNRNKFDELVKPIKESLGNMDKTLSESEKARHSSFKVLGEKINALKQSEAEIKRETANLVTALRRPAVRGRWGEMQLRNVVEMAGMSRFCDFSEQVTAETTRDRPDMIVNLPNGKKIVVDSKAPLEAYLDSLEAQDETEKNAQLQRHAGHIADQIDKLGGKEYGKQFEQSPEFVVLFLPGEMFFSAALEQKPDLIERGVKKQVILATPTTLIALLKAVAYGWKQQEVAEQARKIHDEALELCKRLSTFSEHLGKIGENIDKTVQSYNSSVSSLEARLMPQARKINQMVQNDKQIEQLSEVETRTRTLKKNQQD
- the kamA gene encoding lysine 2,3-aminomutase, translating into MKLTTNQRQIFDNIDSDAALSKWQDWKWQIKHCVHDLKTFENLLEVKLPEEVHEQFKKTVKKFPMSITPYYLSLINTDDILNDPIFMQGFPSGKELDIDEYDMEDPLHEDNDSPMECITHRYPDRVLFMVSNTCSMYCRHCTRKRRVGDKDSIPNKKELLAGIEYIKNHPQIRDVLLSGGDPFLLSDKMIDWLLTELRAIDSVEIIRIGTRTPVVLPQRITPELVEILKKHQPVWINTHFNHPREITSSSRRALRLMADAGFPLGNQSVLLAGVNDCPRIMRALVHKLAYNRVRPYYLYQCDLSEGLSHFRTPVGKGIEIIESLIGHTSGFCVPTYVIDAPGGGGKIPVMPNYLISWSTNKVVLRNYEGVITTYNEPNSYEPSFCDRKCEKCNLQLSLDDADEYKSLGISKLLGDYDETISLVPENNSRHERRDSYQ
- the ablB gene encoding putative beta-lysine N-acetyltransferase encodes the protein MSGEILISNQENSTNQDRVIDFEGAKVQYGPFSDRVYIMDTGSAVFPDFLINIEKFAREEGLGKIFAKAPLSKSRHLRSLGFKTEGLIPGFYSGKEHCVFMSRFLKPERALSGELAVINEIVSKAASLKQGVKKLPEGFSMQECSREDSKQMAEVYRKVFETYPFPIHQPDYLLETMQDNVSYYCIRNEKGEIIALSSAEKDIPAKNAEMTDFAALPESRGMGLAGILLAEMEKCEAKKDIKTAYTIARAVSHGMNFTFARAGYKYGGTLINNTNISGRIESMNLWYKPLS